A region of Carassius auratus strain Wakin unplaced genomic scaffold, ASM336829v1 scaf_tig00216701, whole genome shotgun sequence DNA encodes the following proteins:
- the LOC113098816 gene encoding protein ANTAGONIST OF LIKE HETEROCHROMATIN PROTEIN 1-like produces the protein MERTEAVVCLLLLVFSWWKMRRRSQDMKIEAQRRLRRKLMLAARRKREILRRANRMQRKQKRIQLMEMMMHYYYTNIMRTSAVWTYPRTSDWWENTAQRFTDEQWQEDFRVSRETFKYICTTLKPALQQQDTSYRLCIPLEKRVAIALYKLATTTEYRTVANLFAVSRTSVCRCVHAFCKAVIEILRPKLIKTPDQAQLSGMADYFEERFGIPQCVGAIDGSHIPILKPSQYQSDFHNRKGWHSIILQAVVDGKGMFWDLNVGQPGREHDASVLKKSRLWAWATDSNPFSGRVKNICGTDVGYFILGDSAYPLQKWLLKPYPDTGRLTEGQELYNMRTSRARCVVEHAFGRLKGRWKCLSKRNDCNVNVVVDMVETCCTLHNLCELYMDRFVPEWGGGREEDAERQPCNVGDVRSDVRSALQQLFIQQQ, from the exons ATGGAGAGAACCGAAGCGGTTGTTTGTTTGCTCCTTTTGGTGTTTTCTTGGTGGAAGATGAGACGGCGAAGCCAAGATATGAAGATAGAAGCTCAGCGGCGTTTACGTCGGAAGCTTATGTTAGCTGCAAGGCGAAAAAGAGAGATTTTGCGACGTGCAAACCGGATGCAGCGAAAGCAGAAACGCATACAATTGATGGAAATG ATGATGCATTACTACTACACCAATATAATGCGTACCTCAGCGGTGTGGACCTATCCCCGAACTAGTGACTGGTGGGAGAACACTGCTCAAAGATTCACAGATGAGCAGTGGCAGGAGGACTTCAGAGTTTCAAgagaaacattcaaatacatttgtaCAACTCTGAAGCCTGCACTACAGCAACAAGACACGTCATACAGATTATGCATTCCTCTGGAGAAACGGGTAGCCATTGCTTTGTATAAACTTGCTACAACCACTGAGTACAGGACAGTCGCTAACCTGTTTGCTGTTAGTCGGACCTCTGTTTGCCGCTGTGTGCATGCCTTTTGCAAGGCTGTGATTGAAATACTTCGACCAAAATTGATCAAAACACCTGATCAAGCCCAACTGTCTGGGATGGCAGATTATTTTGAGGAGAGGTTTGGAATTCCACAGTGTGTGGGTGCTATTGATGGTTCTCACATCCCTATTTTGAAACCTTCACAATACCAATCTGATTTTCACAACAGAAAAGGCTGGCACTCCATCATTTTACAAGCAGTTGTAGATGGTAAAGGTATGTTCTGGGACCTGAATGTTGGACAGCCAGGAAGGGAACATGATGCTAGCGTCCTCAAAAAGTCACGCCTTTGGGCTTGGGCCACAGACAGTAATCCTTTCTCTGGCAGAGTAAAAAATATTTGTGGAACTGATGTAGGCTACTTTATTCTTGGTGACTCTGCTTACCCATTGCAGAAATGGTTGTTAAAACCATATCCTGACACTGGCCGGCTTACAGAGGGTCAAGAACTATATAACATGAGAACAAGTCGAGCCCGCTGTGTGGTTGAGCATGCATTCGGAAGGTTGAAAGGACGGTGGAAGTGTCTCAGTAAAAGGAACGACTGCAATGTAAATGTTGTTGTTGATATGGTAGAGACATGTTGTACACTGCATAACCTATGTGAATTATACATGGATAGATTTGTGCCAGAGTGGGGTGGTGGCCGTGAAGAAGATGCTGAACGCCAACCTTGTAATGTTGGTGATGTCCGTTCTGATGTCAGAAGTGCTCTGCAACAGTTGTTTATTCAACAGCAATAA
- the LOC113098818 gene encoding uncharacterized protein LOC113098818, translating to MEFVKEESEENTSEPETWRIKHEEPETRRIKHEEPETWRIKHEEPETRRIKHEEPETWRIKHEEPETQGIKRKEPETRRITRNLENKTRGARNPENKTLGARNPENKTRGARNPENKTRGARNLENKTRGARNPENKTRGARNPGNKTRGARNPENKTRGARRIKPEKQGGLMKEERQDLNEVQENIRIRKITMSMEKNQ from the exons atggagtttgttaaagaggagagtgaagagaacacgagtgaaccagaaacctggagaataaaacacgaggaaccagaaaccaggagaataaaacacgaggagccagaaacctggagaataaaacacgaggagccagaaacccggagaataaaacacgaggagccagaaacctggagaataaaacacgaggagccagaaacccaGGGAATAAAACGCAAGGAGCCAGAAACCAGGAGAataaccagaaacctggagaataaaacaagaggagccagaaacccggagaataaaacACTAGGAGccagaaacccggagaataaaacacgaggagccagaaacccggagaataaaacacgaggagccagaaacctggagaataaaacacgaggagccagaaacccggagaataaaacacgaggagccagaaacccggggaataaaacacgaggagccagaaacccggagaataaaacacgaggagccaggAGAATTAAACCCGAGAAACAAGGAG GCCTGATGAAAGAAGAAAGGCAAGATCTGAATGAGGTGCAGGAGAATATCAGGATCAGAAAGATCACGATGTCAATGGAGAAAAATCAGTGA
- the LOC113098817 gene encoding uncharacterized protein LOC113098817 has product MRIPLYYVVQRISFKLKMENRQYWTMEDTKALLCIWAEDNVQRQFDGVCRNEDIMKYIVAELAKLGIQRTTMQVREKLKKLRAQYKVVKTHNGQSGAQRRSFPWFDIMDGVLGHRPCVSGETTRDTMAATVVELECQSDFLESEVEQGPSTPPLLTSTPERHDGPQEISVIRGGSHRIPQRTRTESCKRKATNIASREFLQCMRDITQQQLEEERALRREEMNRDMMMRREELEYEAQLRREEMSQREKEADSFASVFKHLAAALQKK; this is encoded by the exons ATGCGCATTCCGCTGTATTACGTCGTGCAAAGAAtttcatttaaacttaaaatggaGAATCGCCAGTACTGGACTATGGAAGATACCAAGGCTCTTCTTTGCATTTGGGCTGAGGATAACGTACAACGGCAGTTTGACGGCGTCTGTAGGAATGAAGATATAATGAAATACATCGTTGCCGAACTTGCAAAGTTAGGTATCCAGCGCACTACGATGCAAGTTCGAGAGAAACTAAAAAAACTACGGGCACAGTATAAAGTCGTAAAAACACACAATGGACAAAGCGGTGCCCAGAGAAGGTCCTTTCCATGGTTTGATATAATGGACGGTGTGCTGGGTCACCGTCCCTGCGTTAGTGGAGAGACCACTCGGGATACCATGGCAGCTACTGTAGTCG aattgGAATGTCAGAGTGATTTCTTGGAGTCTGAAGTCGAACAGGGACCATCTACACCGCCGCTGCTAACATCTACACCTG AGAGACACGATGGTCCCCAAGAGATTTCAGTAATCAGAGGGGGGTCACATCGCATTCCACAAAGGACCAGAACAG AAAGTTGCAAACGCAAAGCTACAAATATAGCATCGAGGGAATTTTTGCAGTGTATGCGTGACATTACACAGCAACAGCTGGAAGAAGAGCGGGCGCTGAGAAGGGAGGAAATGAACAGAGACATGATGATGAGAAGAGAGGAGCTGGAGTATGAGGCACAACTCAGACGAGAAGAGATGTCTCAGAGAGAGAAGGAAGCTGATTCTTTTGcttctgtttttaaacatttggcaGCAGCTCTACAAAAAAAGTAG